The following coding sequences are from one Epinephelus fuscoguttatus linkage group LG5, E.fuscoguttatus.final_Chr_v1 window:
- the LOC125889079 gene encoding kinase suppressor of Ras 1-like isoform X4, whose translation MAAAGKISVDGLLQMSSSELQDTMRRLGSNSEDRSRLTAALSCLKSANETGGDPRPNSGSCSSEPQQDSDAFSPIRPPSSSNSSPNPVQPASTHGRSISISAVPFSEEQRPCILTEDAFAPEPSTPPATRASKTRTAKPCNTPPASSRKLLQLLPNIALTRSKSHESQLANRIEEPATHKTCKKNKVLGAIHINGYGYSPEDSALRSPLLSARTPGPVPASAPYMMPATPNLLESVTMHRSSPQTIRRDIGLAVTHRFSTKSWLSQTCQVCHKSMMFGVKCKHCKLKCHNKCTKDAPSCRISFLTLPRMRRAESVPSDINNRIDHTAGIPLQFGTLPKAITRRQEPIPSLNQLDSSSNPSSATSSTPSSPAHFQQNNPPSVSATPPPNPSPPGSRDSRFNFPDVPAATYTTVQHSGNYHESGVSQVAITETQLTAVKQGGEKEAEKDYPAEDEEAADQCGRKKSFSTEEADEDGLEDLPSNICRRGAVGRWRGPISRKASQTSVYLQEWDIPYEQLQLGELIGKGRWGKVHKGRWHGEVAIRLMEIDGNNQDHLKLFKKEVMNYRQTRHENVVLFMGACMAPPHLAIITSFCKGVTLYSVVRERGHMLDINKTRQIAQEIVKGMGYLHAKGIIHKDLKSKNVFCDTNKVVITDFGLFGMSGVVQEGRRKNVLRIPQGWLYYLAPEIVRKMSPEVDEDQLPFSKAADVYAFGTIWYELQVGDWPITNQPVEAKIWLIGSNEGIKKVPAEANLGKEVTEILSACWATEADNRPTFPQLAGMLERLPKLNRRLSHPGHFWKATEPWDHHHCPRDHCHQGLHAHCPYMYKYSS comes from the exons GCTGCAGCAGGAAAGATCTCAGTGGACGGGTTGCTGCAGATGTCCAGCTCTGAGTTGCAGGACACGATGCGACGCCTGGGCTCCAACTCAGAAGATCGTTCTCGCCTCACTGCCGCCCTCTCCTGTCTGAAGAGTGCTAATGAAACAG GAGGTGACCCGAGGCCCAACTCAGGCTCCTGCAGCTCTGAGCCCCAACAGGACAGTGATGCATTCTCTCCCATTCGCCCACCCTCCAGCTCCAATAGTTCCCCCAACCCTGTGCAGCCCGCCAGCACCCATGGCCGCTCCATCTCCATATCAGCTGTACCTTTTTCAGAAGAACAGAGACCTTGTATATTAACTGAGGACGCCTTCGCCCCAGAGCCAAGCACTCCTCCAGCCACTCGAGCCTCAAAGACGCGAACTGCCAAGCCCTGCAACACACCACCGGCATCTTCCCGCaaactgctgcagctcctcccCAACATCGCACTGACAAGAAGCAAGAGTCATGAGTCACAGCTGGCCAACCGCATTGAGGAGCCTGCTACACACAA AACCTGTAAGAAGAACAAAGTGCTGGGTGCAATTCATATCAATGGCTATGGGTACAGTCCTGAAGACTCAGCGCTGCGCTCTCCCCTGCTGTCCGCCCGAACACCTGGCCCTGTCCCAGCCTCAGCCCCATACATGATGCCTGCCACACCCAACCTTCTGGAGA GTGTGACCATGCACAGGAGTTCCCCTCAGACAATAAGGAGAGACATTGGCCTGGCTGTAACACACAG gTTCTCAACCAAGTCCTGGCTCTCCCAGACGTGCCAAGTGTGTCACAAGAGCATGATGTTTGGTGTCAAGTGCAAACACTGCAA GTTAAAGTGCCACAACAAATGTACCAAAGATGCTCCCTCATGTAGGATATCATTTCTCACAT TGCCAAGGATGCGGAGGGCAGAATCAGTGCCATCTGATATCAATAACCGGATTGATCACACAGCAGGGATCCCACTGCAGTTTGGTACTTTACCAAAAGCAATAACCAGAAGG caggAGCCTATTCCCAGTTTAAACCAGCTGGACTCCAGCAGTAACCCATCATCAGCCACCTCCTCCACACCTTCCTCTCCTGCACATTTCCAACAGAATAACCCCCCAAGTGTCAGTGCCACCCCTCCACCCAACCCGTCACCGCCAGGCTCTCGAGACAGCCGCTTCAACTTCCCAG ATGTTCCTGCAGCCACATACACTACTGTTCAACACTCTGGCAACTACCATGAGTCTGG AGTGTCACAGGTGGCCATCACTGAGACACAGCTGACTGCAGTAAAGCAAGGAGGG gagaaggaggcagagaaagaCTACCCAGCTGAGGATGAGGAAGCAGCTGACCAGTGCGGCAGAAAAAAGAGCTTTTCCACTGAGGAGGCTGATGAGGATGGGCTGGAGGACCTGCCTTCTAACATATGCCGTCGCGGTGCAGTTGGCCGCTGGAGGGGCCCCATCTCTCGTAAGGCCAGCCAGACCAGCGTCTACCTGCAGGAGTGGGACATCCCGTATGAGCAGCTGCAGCTGGGAGAACTTATTGGCAAG GGTCGCTGGGGGAAGGTGCATAAGGGTCGCTGGCACGGTGAGGTTGCCATTCGCCTAATGGAGATTGATGGCAACAACCAGGATCACCTGAAGCTCTTCAAGAAGGAGGTGATGAACTACAGGCAGACCAGACATGAGAATGTCGTCCTCTTTATGGGCGCCTGCATGGCTCCACCACACCTCGCCATCATTACTAG TTTCTGTAAAGGTGTGACTCTGTACTCTGTTGTAAGAGAAAGAGGTCACATGCTTGACATCAATAAAACCAGACAGATTGCACAGGAAATTGTAAAG GGAATGGGTTATTTGCATGCCAAAGGCATCATTCACAAGGATCTGAAGTCTAAGAACGTGTTCTGCGACACAAACAAGGTGGTCATTACAGACTTTGGCCTGTTTGGAATGTCTGGAGTGGTGCAAGAAGGCAG aAGAAAGAATGTGTTGCGGATCCCACAGGGTTGGCTCTACTACCTTGCTCCAGAGATTGTTCGAAAAATGAGTCCAGAGGTCGATGAGGACCAGCTGCCTTTCTCCAAAGCTGCTGACGTTTATGCATTTGG CACAATCTggtatgagctgcaggttggaGATTGGCCAATCACCAATCAGCCTGTGGAAGCTAAAATCTGGCTAATTGGTAGCAATGAGGGCATTAAGAAGGTGCCTGCAGAGGCCAACCTGGGCAAAGAGGTCACG